The genomic stretch GTGATCACATCAGTTTATATTTGCATTTCAAAAAACATCTAATGACTATTCATGAATAAATCAGGGCATCCTTGAAAGAGCGTAAAGTTCAGTGATCACAAATCCTGTACCAAGCAGATTAACTGAACAGGAGAGGCTTGGATCTTCCCCCTTGTCTAGCTGTGTGATCACTGGTACCACTCTTCAAAGTCTGAATAAGCTTAATTCTTACTTTACAATAAGAACTTAACCTTCCCTATTTAAAAGACAGCCTTTATGTATCAAAGAAGTTTCTACAATGTTATTATTCTTGTTTTTATGCTCTTCAGTAGGGTGCAATGAGGCTTCTAATGATTAACTtagtttctaaaattaaaaaatctgccTTCACCATTCCTTATTTACCTTCTCTCACCAGTTAGACTGCATCTGTCACCACAGTGGACAGAAAGCTAATACAGGATCACAATGAGACCTGCCTAGAACatctattttaaaaagaagccaagcTCCAAATTCACAAACGAAAGTATATACATCTTTGATACTctgaaaataattttcaggaaaattCAATGACCTGAATTTGACCCTGGGACCtttggttccaggacagctagggttacACTGAAAAACGCTGGGGGAAGGGGGCAACTCAACAGTAAAAATCTCACCTAAAAAGTGAATCAAGATGCATAAGGAGTTAAAAATCTAAAGCCAGTAGCTTATATTGAATGGAGTATACTATGATGCCCAGACAAGACGGGCTAAAGCTTCATAATCACTCCAGATGTGTTACTGACCTCCTGCCTCCTGGTCCTTGAAACAAATCTCTGCTTAGAATTTTTTAACTAGTAACTGACTCATAGATTTTAAATACCAAGTACTGTTCCAAGCACAAGTCATACTTCACACCACTCAACAAAGTTCAAATGAAATACTCAGCTGCCAAACACAAACTTTAGTTTATTCCCCCGCAAAAGACCAACTGCAATCAAGTGAGGTGAACAAAGGCTCATGATCTTAGTGTCTTCATAACCGAATCACCTTAGAACTGGATCACTTGGCCCTGGAAGTAGAACAGAAAAAGTGTTGTTTTGTAGTTTTAAGGAATCTTTACACTATCCATGGTCTGGTCATGTACTTGGGAACCTACcgtggccctgggttcaatccaaGACAGCAAAACATTTTGGAAGGAGACCATGTTGTCTCTTCTTTTCCCAATTATATACAGTAAAATCTACACAGAGATGCTGAAGCCATTTATTTAGTCATACTGGTGttcaaatttttagttttttcaactaataaaatatatgcaaaattcaaatctgattaaaaaaaaaaaataaaatactactgGTCCCAAGCATTTCAGATACGAAGATGCAAACTTCTACCTTCAACTGTGGACAAGTATCTTTGAAGGTGTACTATGACAGTGAGTAATCCTGAAACAGTTACCTCTATATAGCCATACCTGTATAAAACTACACATTAGGAGTATACCCAGCATTctagaggtaggtggatctctgagttcaaggccaccttggtctaTCCAGGACAAGAGATAGACAGAGAaattgtctcaaaatataaaaccGCCCACTCCCTCCAAAAAATACAGACATAAAAAAAAGAGGGTAcctttctcttcttatcaccACCCAGTTCAAAATGCTTGCATCTCTTAATAGCCAGCATTCTCTTCGATCTGCAATTGGGTTCAACACACTCAAGTCTCAGCACAATCTTCTTTGTAGTTTTAGCctagaaaagaaatgaagtgaAATCCTTAAATTTTGCCATGATCTGTATTTAgctacagagttaaaaaaaaaaattcagtagccaaTGATCTTACTAGAAAACGCAACAGCAACAAAACGGGAGGCTGTACGTGCTGGTAACACAGCTGTGttttcagcactctggaggtagacaAGGTGCAGCCACATCAGTGtgtccaaaccaaaaaaaaaaaaaaaaaacaaaacaacaacaaaaaccactatTTTGAATTTATACAGCCAGGTGGCATGataaaagcctttaatcccagcactctgtgaggtAGATGGATCTGTGAGGCCAGTCAGGTCTACACAGCCAAtcctagagaaaccctgtgtatgTAGGGGGGTGAAAAGTAAAAAGGACCACCTTTATTGTTTAGTGGGTGAATTAAATAAAAGACACCTAAATTCATGCAACTATAAAATACACCTTTTTGAATGTATTACATTTCGCTTCTGGtcccccgagtgctggaattaaaggtgtatataacaccacacccagctactaCTAATCAGTTTTGTTGCTATTTTGCAGTTTTAAAGCTGAAACATATCTTTCAAAAAAGCTGGCTGGACATTTAAGCAACCAAGCATTCCCATTCACCTGACGCCCAAGCTttaaaatgactaaaatgaaGTCATTTTAGTTGTTTCTGCAACCAGGCTGGCAGGAGGAAAACAGCTACAACAAATGCTGTGTTCCAAAGTTCTTCGTAATTCATAAGCACTAACAATTTTTTGTTGCAATAAAGAGCTGACGACTTGGACATGGCAATAAACGGATGAAAAAGGTCTTACTGGCATACACATAATTAAGTTCTTAGGGTCAAGACatatgtcttcatttttttttttgcctttttgaaaagTACTGTAAATACTGAGGATTCTAGACTAGCGTCAGATCTGGATTACCTCCAGCGCCAGTGCCCCTGAAAGTCTATGCTGCAAGTGGAATAACTTTGCTGTGATTAACACTATAGCAATGCTTGTAGACAAGACAAATGCAAGGTCTTTACCACAGTAAGCAAGAAAGGTGTCAATTACTAATCACTAACCTTTTTGCGGAAAATAGGCTTAGTTTGCCCACCATAGCCACTCTGTTTTCTGTCATAGCGCCGCTTCCCTGGGAAAAAGTTATTCATTAGGGTATGGTACAGATCAGTCTAAATAGCCCAAAGGAAAAGTCTTAGGTTTAAAACTGGGGCTGACCTGCATTAAGAAATATCCACGCCTAAGGAGGTGGGAATACCTGGGTATGTTAACACACTTCGTGCGACATCAAAACTTGGCATGGCAGGGAACAGGTACAACCCCAAAACTTAAAAGGCTAAGGCAGGAATGCttattccaggccagcctgccttACATATAGAGGCTCTGGTCTTTCTGTCCAACCAACTCCACATGCTCACCCCAAAATTTTATCTGAGTAGCTTACCCTGGGCATACAAAGAATCCTTGCCCTTCTTGTACTGTGTCACCTTGTGGGGCTGGTGCTTGCCACATTTCTTGCAGAATGTCCGGCGGGTCTTGGGAACGTTCACCTAGTAAAAATTAACTGTTTAGAATGTGCAGTTACCGGGCCACAATGGCCTGGCGTCCTTGCTGGA from Meriones unguiculatus strain TT.TT164.6M chromosome X, Bangor_MerUng_6.1, whole genome shotgun sequence encodes the following:
- the Rpl36a gene encoding large ribosomal subunit protein eL42, which produces MVVVSHSSEEVYPGPSYKLPLPAFPLSFCADIARANMVNVPKTRRTFCKKCGKHQPHKVTQYKKGKDSLYAQGKRRYDRKQSGYGGQTKPIFRKKAKTTKKIVLRLECVEPNCRSKRMLAIKRCKHFELGGDKKRKGQVIQF